The following coding sequences are from one Formosa haliotis window:
- the cls gene encoding cardiolipin synthase, which yields MNWILISEIAYIILVLFVCLRIIYDTHHITKTLSYLLLVVFVPVFGMFFYFSFGINYRNRKMYSKKLFKNVKFERQLTVELRKYAREIISNKGDLLASNKKLVKLLLTEIASPLTNNNEVDLLINGEQKFPEVLKAIEAAKYHIHLEYYIFNNDKIGQQIEEALIKKAKEGVTVRFMYDDYGSSSIRKSLVLRLREAGIEAFPFYKIKLIYLANRMNYRNHRKIIVIDGRVGFVGGINVSDKYINSIETEPFSYWRDTHLKIHGPAVWYLQYLFLCDWNFCADCSLEPSDHYFPELESFKTTDSIAVQIAASGPDSSTPTILYSLLQAISLADSEILITTPYFIPNESIMDALCIASMSGVKVKLLVPFTSDTNLVNAASRSYYLELLNAGVEIYRYKKGFVHAKTLTIDDEIAIVGSANLDLRSFDLNFEVNAIVYDRGINKALKEAYYNDLKDADKIELERWKQRSWYHGFIENLARLMSPLL from the coding sequence ATGAATTGGATTCTAATTTCGGAAATTGCATATATTATTCTTGTTCTATTTGTATGCTTGCGCATCATTTACGACACCCACCACATCACCAAAACGCTTTCGTATTTATTACTTGTGGTATTTGTTCCTGTGTTTGGAATGTTCTTTTATTTCTCCTTCGGAATAAATTATCGGAACCGAAAAATGTACAGTAAAAAACTTTTCAAAAATGTAAAATTTGAAAGGCAATTAACTGTAGAGTTACGAAAATATGCAAGGGAGATTATTTCTAACAAAGGGGACCTGTTAGCGTCTAATAAGAAGTTGGTTAAACTTTTACTTACCGAAATTGCAAGTCCGTTAACCAACAATAACGAAGTAGATTTGCTAATAAACGGAGAACAGAAATTTCCAGAAGTTTTAAAAGCTATTGAAGCAGCTAAATATCATATTCATCTAGAATATTATATTTTTAATAATGATAAAATAGGGCAACAAATAGAGGAAGCACTGATTAAAAAAGCTAAAGAAGGGGTAACTGTTCGTTTTATGTACGACGATTATGGAAGTAGTTCCATTAGGAAAAGTCTAGTGTTACGTTTGCGAGAAGCGGGTATCGAGGCCTTTCCGTTTTATAAAATTAAACTTATTTATTTAGCTAACCGCATGAACTATAGAAACCACAGAAAAATTATTGTTATCGATGGTCGTGTTGGTTTTGTGGGCGGAATAAATGTTAGCGATAAATACATAAACTCTATAGAAACAGAACCTTTTTCGTATTGGCGAGATACACATTTAAAAATTCATGGACCAGCGGTTTGGTATTTGCAATATCTGTTTTTATGCGATTGGAATTTTTGTGCAGATTGTAGTTTAGAACCGTCTGATCATTATTTCCCAGAATTAGAATCTTTTAAAACAACCGATAGCATTGCGGTACAAATAGCAGCTAGCGGACCAGATTCAAGCACGCCAACCATATTATATTCTTTGCTTCAAGCGATTAGTTTAGCCGATTCCGAAATTTTAATAACCACACCTTATTTTATACCAAACGAGAGTATCATGGATGCGTTGTGTATTGCTTCTATGAGTGGTGTAAAAGTGAAATTATTGGTGCCTTTTACTTCGGATACCAATTTAGTTAACGCAGCGTCTCGATCGTATTATTTAGAATTGCTAAATGCAGGGGTAGAAATTTACCGTTACAAAAAGGGATTTGTACATGCTAAAACCTTAACCATAGATGATGAAATTGCAATTGTAGGTTCGGCCAATTTAGATTTACGTAGCTTCGATTTAAATTTTGAAGTAAACGCTATTGTATACGACCGAGGTATCAATAAAGCACTGAAAGAGGCTTATTATAATGATTTAAAAGACGCTGATAAAATTGAATTAGAACGCTGGAAACAACGGTCTTGGTACCATGGGTTTATCGAGAACTTAGCTCGTTTAATGTCACCTTTATTATAG
- a CDS encoding M48 family metallopeptidase, whose product MTATTLFYIIIAIIVIDFIVDKILDALNAKHFNDPLPTALQDVYDEAEYKKSQRYKAVNYKFNLFTSSFSLILTLAFLFFGGFEYIDGIARQFSDNNIVISLIFFGIIMLGSDLLTTPFSYYQTFVIEEQFGFNKTTKATFFIDKLKGWLMIAVIGGGILALIIWFYDIAGNHFWLYAWALVAVFSLLVNMFYAKLIVPLFNKQTPLESGSLRDKISEYAKTVGFQLDNIFIIDGSKRSTKANAYFSGFGSEKRVTLYDTLVNDLDEDEIVAVLAHEVGHYKKKHIIINLVTSILLTGLTLYILSLFIAKPILSHAIGVSIPSFHVGLIAFGLLYSPISEITGLIMNVFSRKFEYQADDYAKHTYNSESLISSLKKLSKHSLSNLTPHPAYVFMHYSHPTLYSRIKHLKRK is encoded by the coding sequence ATGACAGCTACTACCCTATTCTATATTATTATTGCCATTATTGTAATCGATTTTATAGTCGATAAAATTCTAGATGCTTTAAATGCGAAACATTTTAATGATCCCTTACCAACAGCATTGCAGGATGTTTACGATGAAGCGGAGTATAAAAAATCGCAACGCTATAAAGCCGTAAATTATAAATTTAACTTATTTACTTCGAGTTTTTCTTTAATACTCACCTTAGCCTTTTTGTTTTTTGGTGGCTTTGAATATATCGATGGTATAGCCCGACAATTTAGCGATAACAACATTGTAATATCCTTAATTTTCTTCGGAATTATTATGCTAGGAAGCGACCTATTAACAACGCCTTTTTCTTACTATCAAACCTTTGTAATCGAAGAGCAATTTGGATTTAACAAAACCACAAAAGCAACTTTTTTTATAGATAAACTTAAAGGCTGGCTCATGATTGCCGTAATTGGTGGTGGTATTTTAGCACTAATTATCTGGTTTTACGATATCGCTGGAAATCATTTTTGGTTATATGCTTGGGCTTTAGTTGCCGTTTTTAGTCTTTTAGTAAATATGTTTTATGCCAAACTCATTGTACCGTTATTCAATAAACAAACGCCTTTAGAGTCGGGATCATTAAGAGATAAGATTTCTGAGTATGCTAAAACGGTGGGCTTTCAGTTAGATAATATTTTTATTATAGATGGCTCTAAACGAAGCACCAAAGCAAATGCTTATTTTTCTGGTTTTGGCAGCGAAAAACGGGTTACCCTTTACGACACTTTAGTGAATGACTTAGACGAAGATGAAATTGTAGCTGTATTGGCCCATGAAGTTGGACACTATAAAAAGAAACACATTATTATTAATTTGGTAACCTCCATTTTACTTACCGGATTAACGCTATATATCTTATCGCTATTTATAGCCAAGCCTATATTATCGCATGCCATTGGGGTAAGCATTCCAAGTTTCCATGTCGGCTTAATTGCTTTTGGGTTACTTTATAGTCCGATTAGTGAAATCACCGGTTTGATTATGAACGTATTCTCGAGAAAATTCGAATATCAAGCAGACGATTATGCTAAGCACACTTATAATTCTGAATCGCTTATTAGCTCGTTAAAAAAATTATCTAAACACAGTTTAAGCAATCTTACCCCACATCCAGCTTATGTGTTTATGCACTATTCTCATCCTACATTATACAGTAGAATAAAGCATTTAAAACGAAAATAA
- a CDS encoding TrmH family RNA methyltransferase, whose amino-acid sequence MKEITSTQNSYIKQLVQLKDKSRERKKSGLFLIEGQREISLAIKGKYDIETLLFCNDFIETNQIEVLQTASTQLIQVTKDVYQKLAYRDTTEGVLAVAKTKTLGLNELEFNKPNPLILIAEAPEKPGNIGALLRTADAANVDAFIIANPKTDLYNPNIIRSSVGCVFTNQVASGSTAEIISFLKSKDIPIFCAALQASKPYHTQDFTTATALVVGTEATGLSNEWLNQSTQNIIIPMQGEIDSMNVSVAAGILVFEAKRQRQFA is encoded by the coding sequence ATGAAAGAAATAACAAGTACCCAAAATAGTTACATAAAACAATTGGTTCAATTAAAAGACAAGTCTAGAGAACGTAAGAAATCTGGCTTATTTTTAATTGAAGGTCAGCGTGAAATTTCGCTTGCTATAAAAGGAAAATATGACATTGAAACCTTACTGTTTTGCAATGATTTTATTGAAACTAATCAAATAGAAGTCCTGCAAACAGCAAGCACACAACTCATTCAAGTCACTAAAGATGTATATCAAAAACTGGCGTATCGAGATACGACCGAGGGCGTTTTAGCTGTAGCAAAAACAAAAACCTTAGGTCTTAACGAACTCGAATTTAATAAACCAAATCCGTTAATTTTAATTGCCGAAGCTCCTGAAAAACCAGGAAATATTGGAGCATTATTACGTACCGCCGATGCTGCCAATGTAGACGCCTTTATTATTGCCAATCCTAAAACCGATTTGTACAACCCAAATATTATCCGTTCTAGTGTGGGCTGCGTTTTTACAAATCAGGTGGCTTCTGGAAGCACCGCAGAAATTATTTCCTTTTTAAAATCTAAAGACATTCCTATTTTTTGTGCTGCCTTACAAGCCTCTAAACCCTACCATACACAAGATTTTACAACAGCAACAGCTTTGGTGGTTGGTACAGAAGCAACGGGTTTAAGCAACGAATGGCTTAACCAATCGACACAAAATATTATAATTCCTATGCAAGGCGAAATAGATTCTATGAACGTATCTGTAGCTGCCGGAATTTTAGTTTTCGAAGCCAAACGCCAAAGACAATTCGCTTAA
- a CDS encoding DUF6503 family protein codes for MKNTLLLLLLVAFASCKQTTETKTAEEKITEEVETTKVIEKQYPESIAKVFEAHGGLSTWKSMNTLEFTMEKPDGPEITTTDLKSRKARIEMPNHALGFNGNTVWVQNKGEADYEGKPKFYYNLMFYFYAMPFVLADDGITYSEAEPLTFEGVAYPGIKISYGAGVGSSPDDEYIIYYDANTNQMAWLAYTVTFFAKEKSEKFSYIKYGTWQDVNGVKLPKAITWYNVVDGKPVDVKREVEFSDVKLAKDKKAASFYEAPEGSQIIE; via the coding sequence ATGAAAAACACTTTACTACTATTACTATTAGTTGCTTTTGCTTCTTGTAAGCAAACAACAGAAACAAAGACAGCGGAAGAGAAAATTACAGAAGAAGTTGAAACCACAAAGGTTATAGAAAAACAATATCCAGAGTCTATTGCTAAGGTATTTGAAGCACATGGCGGACTGTCTACCTGGAAAAGTATGAATACTTTAGAGTTTACTATGGAAAAACCAGACGGACCAGAAATTACCACCACCGATTTAAAAAGTAGAAAAGCACGTATTGAAATGCCAAATCATGCCTTAGGCTTTAATGGAAATACGGTATGGGTACAAAATAAAGGTGAAGCAGACTACGAAGGAAAACCTAAATTTTATTATAACTTAATGTTCTATTTCTATGCTATGCCTTTTGTATTGGCTGATGATGGTATTACATACAGCGAAGCAGAACCTTTAACATTTGAAGGGGTAGCCTACCCCGGAATTAAAATTTCTTATGGTGCTGGCGTGGGCTCTTCACCAGATGATGAATATATTATTTATTACGATGCCAATACTAACCAAATGGCCTGGTTAGCTTACACCGTTACATTTTTTGCTAAAGAAAAAAGCGAAAAATTTAGTTATATAAAATACGGAACTTGGCAAGATGTAAATGGTGTAAAATTACCGAAAGCCATAACATGGTATAACGTAGTAGATGGAAAACCTGTAGATGTAAAAAGAGAGGTTGAGTTTTCAGACGTAAAACTAGCAAAAGACAAAAAGGCTGCTTCTTTTTATGAAGCTCCAGAAGGATCTCAAATTATAGAATAA
- a CDS encoding DUF3810 domain-containing protein, whose translation MKFLSNYPEIIEHYYSNGIYPIISKTLRYGLGWIPFSFGDFVYAFGVIYMIRWIVKHRKRFFTDTQAWLIDILAAVTLLYFAFHLFWGMNYYRLPLHHNLNLEADYTTEQLISVTQVLIEKTNALQLDITKNDTIKVDMPYSKSEIMKRAETGYKNLESQFPHLEYHPASIKKSLFSVPLTYMGFSGYLNPLTNEAQVDYLIPSYKFPTTTAHEMAHQLGYAAENEANFIGCLATINNDDIYMKYSGYAFGLRHCLNEIYRRDPDLYESTVQNVNLGILKNYEETRVFWESYTNPLEPVFKMTYNSYLEANNQEGGMESYSYVVALLVNYFDK comes from the coding sequence GTGAAATTTTTATCGAATTACCCCGAAATTATAGAGCATTATTATAGTAATGGTATTTACCCTATAATTTCTAAAACGTTACGTTACGGCCTGGGTTGGATTCCGTTTTCGTTTGGTGATTTTGTATATGCCTTTGGTGTTATTTACATGATTCGGTGGATTGTTAAACATAGAAAGCGATTTTTTACAGATACGCAAGCATGGCTTATAGATATTTTGGCAGCAGTGACCCTGCTTTATTTTGCATTCCATTTATTTTGGGGAATGAATTATTACCGTTTACCCCTACACCATAATCTTAATTTAGAAGCCGATTATACTACCGAACAACTTATTTCGGTAACCCAGGTATTAATTGAAAAAACAAATGCCCTGCAATTAGACATCACGAAAAACGACACAATAAAAGTAGATATGCCTTATAGCAAATCTGAAATTATGAAACGTGCCGAGACAGGATATAAAAATTTAGAAAGCCAATTTCCGCATTTAGAATATCATCCTGCAAGCATTAAAAAATCATTATTTAGTGTGCCGTTAACCTATATGGGATTTAGTGGGTATTTAAACCCCTTAACCAACGAAGCGCAAGTCGATTATTTAATACCATCGTATAAATTCCCTACGACTACAGCCCACGAAATGGCGCATCAACTAGGTTATGCAGCAGAAAACGAAGCCAATTTTATAGGTTGTTTAGCAACTATAAATAATGATGATATATATATGAAATACTCTGGGTATGCCTTTGGATTACGTCATTGTTTAAATGAAATTTATCGTCGAGACCCCGACCTTTACGAAAGCACCGTGCAAAACGTAAACCTTGGTATTTTAAAAAATTATGAAGAAACACGCGTATTTTGGGAATCGTATACAAATCCACTAGAACCGGTATTTAAAATGACCTATAATTCTTATTTAGAAGCCAATAACCAAGAAGGTGGTATGGAAAGTTACAGTTACGTAGTAGCCCTTTTAGTGAACTATTTTGATAAATAA
- a CDS encoding aminoacyl-histidine dipeptidase codes for MNSEIRVLEPKAIWNKFADLNAVPRASKKEEQVIAFMKDFGTSLGLETIEDEVGNVIIRKPATAGMEDRETIVMQSHLDMVHQKNNDTEFDFATQGIDMFVDGDWVRAKGTTLGADNGLGVATIMAILESKDIVHPEIEALFTIDEETGMTGAQGLKGGVLKGNILLNLDTEEDDEIGVGCAGGIDVTATRTYNLEDTPEFKIGYKITVKGLQGGHSGMQIHEGLGNSNKILNRLLFDGFENFGLRISEIDGGSLRNAIPRESKAIVAIDEIHKAAFELEIKQLGDAIREELKTMEPDLTILVEATELPETIMDLGVQEGFTRALYAAHNGVFRMSADIPGLVETSNNIARVIVKDGTIKVGCLTRSSVESSKLDLANTLRACFELTGCEVECSGDYPGWAPNMESSILKVLDSTYERLHGEKAHVAACHAGLECGIIGSNYPDMEMISFGPTIKGAHSPDERASITSVQKYWNFVLEILKEIPKKK; via the coding sequence ATGAATTCAGAAATAAGAGTACTAGAACCAAAAGCAATTTGGAATAAATTTGCAGATTTAAATGCAGTTCCAAGAGCTTCAAAAAAAGAAGAGCAAGTTATTGCCTTTATGAAAGATTTTGGAACGTCTTTAGGATTGGAAACTATAGAAGATGAAGTTGGAAATGTAATAATTAGGAAACCTGCTACTGCGGGTATGGAAGACCGAGAAACCATTGTTATGCAATCGCATTTAGATATGGTGCATCAAAAGAATAACGATACCGAATTCGATTTTGCAACTCAAGGTATCGATATGTTTGTTGATGGCGATTGGGTTCGTGCTAAAGGAACAACTTTAGGAGCAGATAACGGATTAGGCGTGGCTACCATTATGGCTATCCTTGAAAGTAAAGACATTGTTCACCCTGAAATTGAAGCTTTATTTACTATAGATGAGGAAACTGGAATGACAGGGGCTCAAGGTTTAAAAGGCGGCGTGTTAAAAGGAAATATTCTTTTAAATTTAGATACCGAGGAAGATGATGAAATTGGCGTAGGTTGTGCAGGAGGAATTGATGTTACTGCCACACGAACCTATAATCTAGAAGATACGCCGGAATTTAAAATTGGTTATAAAATTACGGTAAAAGGCTTGCAAGGCGGACATTCGGGAATGCAAATTCATGAAGGGTTAGGAAACTCGAATAAGATTTTAAACCGTTTATTATTTGATGGCTTTGAAAATTTTGGTTTACGTATTTCTGAAATTGATGGCGGTAGTTTACGTAATGCAATTCCTAGAGAAAGTAAAGCTATTGTTGCTATAGATGAAATCCATAAAGCGGCTTTCGAATTAGAAATAAAGCAACTAGGGGATGCTATAAGAGAAGAATTAAAAACTATGGAGCCCGATTTAACGATTCTTGTTGAAGCCACAGAACTTCCGGAAACCATAATGGATTTAGGTGTTCAGGAAGGATTTACAAGAGCCTTATATGCGGCACATAATGGCGTATTTCGTATGAGTGCCGATATTCCAGGTTTGGTGGAAACCTCTAACAATATTGCCCGTGTTATTGTAAAAGACGGAACGATAAAAGTTGGATGCTTAACACGCTCTTCGGTAGAGAGTTCTAAATTAGATCTGGCTAATACATTACGTGCTTGTTTTGAATTAACAGGATGCGAAGTTGAATGCTCTGGCGATTATCCTGGATGGGCGCCAAATATGGAATCTTCAATATTAAAAGTGTTAGATAGTACTTACGAGCGATTACATGGCGAAAAAGCACATGTAGCGGCATGTCATGCGGGATTAGAATGTGGTATTATAGGTTCGAATTACCCAGATATGGAAATGATTAGTTTTGGACCAACTATTAAAGGGGCACATTCTCCAGACGAACGTGCTAGTATTACTTCGGTTCAGAAATATTGGAACTTTGTTCTTGAAATTTTAAAGGAGATTCCTAAAAAGAAATAA
- a CDS encoding IS1182 family transposase, protein MKSNIVWKTNSQTQLSLLPPSYDDFVPEHHPVRIVNSILNQIDIRSIENTYKGGGTSSYHPRDLLKILIYAYLRNLYSSRKIEQALGENVHFMWLSGCIQPDHNTISNFRSGKLKGNFKKIFNQVVILLAKEGYLSLKDIYVDGTKIEANANRYTFVWGKSIKTSRSRIEKQLKELWRYVETVYAEEEQKPNEPDNFKAINPEQVSQTIDKINQALQGKEIDKKVKQKLNYAKKNWPGNIAKYNTYQQHMGSRNSMSKTDPDATFMKMKEDHMLNGQLKPGYNLQASTNNQFITNYTLAQTTADTTTLIEHTEDFIKGYGKAPQALTADAGYGSDENYTYLEDQNIEAFVKYNYFHKEQLDEKRGKTKNPFAADKLFYNHNTDTYYCPMGQPMENIGSYIRQTATGYEQKIDRYQAKNCFGCQLRSLCHQSKYNRIIERNHKLVRLKAKAKQKLLSPEGVAHRKQRCWDVEAVFGNIKHNMNFKRFMLRGLDKVITEIGLIAMAHNLKKVSLAI, encoded by the coding sequence ATGAAAAGCAACATTGTATGGAAGACCAATAGTCAGACACAATTGAGTCTTCTTCCTCCGAGTTATGATGATTTTGTTCCAGAACATCACCCTGTGCGTATTGTAAATAGTATTTTAAATCAGATAGACATTCGTTCTATAGAAAACACCTATAAAGGAGGTGGTACTTCTAGCTATCACCCAAGAGATTTACTCAAAATTTTAATCTACGCCTATCTTCGTAATTTATATTCTTCTCGCAAAATAGAACAAGCCTTGGGAGAAAACGTTCATTTTATGTGGCTTAGTGGTTGTATCCAACCCGATCATAATACCATCAGTAATTTTCGTTCAGGAAAACTCAAAGGGAATTTTAAAAAGATATTTAATCAAGTTGTTATTCTCCTTGCTAAGGAAGGTTACTTGAGTTTAAAAGATATTTATGTTGATGGCACCAAAATAGAAGCCAATGCTAATCGCTATACTTTTGTATGGGGCAAAAGCATTAAAACCTCACGCTCACGTATTGAAAAACAACTCAAAGAACTATGGCGTTATGTAGAGACGGTATATGCAGAAGAAGAACAAAAGCCTAACGAGCCAGATAATTTTAAAGCGATAAATCCTGAGCAAGTCTCCCAAACCATAGATAAAATTAATCAAGCACTCCAAGGAAAAGAGATTGATAAAAAAGTGAAGCAAAAGCTTAACTATGCCAAAAAGAACTGGCCTGGGAATATAGCAAAATATAATACCTACCAGCAGCACATGGGGAGTCGCAACTCAATGAGCAAGACAGATCCTGATGCTACTTTTATGAAAATGAAAGAAGACCATATGCTAAATGGACAGCTCAAACCAGGATATAATTTGCAAGCATCTACCAACAATCAGTTTATTACCAATTACACCCTTGCACAAACTACGGCAGATACCACCACACTTATAGAGCATACAGAAGATTTTATTAAGGGATATGGCAAAGCTCCACAAGCCTTAACAGCAGATGCAGGTTATGGTAGTGATGAAAATTACACCTATCTGGAAGATCAGAATATCGAAGCTTTTGTTAAGTACAATTACTTCCATAAAGAACAGTTAGATGAGAAACGAGGTAAGACTAAAAATCCATTTGCAGCAGATAAACTTTTTTATAACCATAATACAGATACGTATTACTGTCCTATGGGACAACCTATGGAAAATATTGGTAGCTACATAAGACAAACAGCTACAGGATATGAACAAAAAATCGATAGATATCAGGCTAAGAATTGCTTCGGATGCCAGCTCCGGAGTCTCTGTCATCAATCAAAATACAACCGCATTATAGAGAGGAATCACAAATTGGTTAGACTCAAAGCAAAAGCCAAACAAAAATTATTAAGCCCAGAAGGAGTTGCTCATAGAAAACAGCGTTGCTGGGATGTTGAAGCTGTTTTTGGTAATATTAAACACAATATGAACTTCAAAAGGTTTATGTTAAGAGGACTTGATAAAGTAATTACCGAAATAGGACTTATTGCAATGGCACATAACCTTAAAAAAGTGAGTTTAGCCATATAA
- a CDS encoding peptidylprolyl isomerase: MTLFKHSLKLILLALVVSFTACNEKYPDLPDGLYAEIITTKGTMLANLEYKKAPVTVANFVTLAEGTNTMVDSMYRGKKYFDGIIFHRVIDGFMIQTGDPTGSGMGGPGYKFADEFSEDLKHDKPGILSMANAGPNGNGSQFFITEVETPNLDNRHSVFGELVSGLEVQDSISNVERDANDKPLEDVAIETINIIRKGKDAKDFDASAVFLNSFAEIERKKEEAKAQLEKAKADFIEENKALDGEVKKLDTGVVMIFTERGDGTKPTVADHVLINYAGYFENGELFDTCIKEVAEKYGKYNEQRDAQGGYKPFAMIYNERAGLVPGFREAMLNMNLGDKARVFIPSYLAYGERGAPPVIKPNTNLIFDLEIVGLVE, encoded by the coding sequence ATGACATTATTCAAACACTCTTTAAAATTAATTTTACTTGCGTTAGTCGTAAGTTTTACAGCATGTAACGAAAAATACCCTGATTTACCAGATGGTCTTTATGCTGAAATTATTACCACAAAAGGCACCATGTTAGCCAACTTAGAGTACAAAAAAGCACCTGTAACGGTTGCCAATTTTGTAACACTTGCAGAAGGCACAAACACTATGGTAGACAGTATGTACAGAGGAAAAAAATACTTTGACGGTATTATTTTTCACCGTGTTATAGATGGATTTATGATTCAAACTGGAGACCCAACAGGTTCAGGAATGGGTGGTCCTGGTTATAAATTCGCAGATGAATTTAGTGAAGACTTAAAGCACGATAAGCCAGGAATTTTATCTATGGCAAATGCTGGCCCTAACGGTAACGGTAGTCAGTTTTTTATCACAGAAGTTGAAACACCAAACTTAGATAACAGACATTCTGTATTCGGGGAATTAGTTTCTGGATTAGAAGTTCAAGATTCAATTTCTAATGTAGAACGCGATGCTAACGACAAGCCATTAGAAGATGTTGCTATAGAAACGATAAACATTATTAGAAAAGGAAAAGATGCAAAAGACTTTGATGCTAGCGCAGTTTTCTTAAATAGTTTTGCTGAAATAGAGCGTAAAAAAGAAGAAGCTAAAGCACAATTAGAAAAGGCTAAAGCTGACTTTATTGAAGAAAACAAAGCTTTAGATGGTGAAGTTAAAAAACTAGATACCGGAGTGGTTATGATTTTCACCGAGCGTGGAGACGGAACAAAACCAACGGTAGCCGACCATGTATTAATTAACTATGCAGGATATTTTGAAAACGGTGAGTTATTTGACACCTGTATTAAAGAAGTTGCCGAAAAATACGGTAAATATAACGAACAACGTGATGCTCAAGGTGGTTATAAGCCATTCGCTATGATTTATAACGAGCGTGCTGGCTTAGTACCAGGATTTAGAGAAGCCATGTTAAACATGAATTTAGGAGATAAAGCTCGTGTATTTATCCCATCGTATTTAGCTTACGGAGAGCGTGGTGCTCCTCCAGTAATTAAGCCAAACACAAACCTAATTTTCGATTTAGAAATTGTTGGTTTAGTTGAATAA
- the gldI gene encoding gliding motility-associated peptidyl-prolyl isomerase GldI gives MKKLGLCCLVIFSILSCKSPEARRPVSVKSGSYIDESIARNIKLYEDEKTRFQVVMDANPNQDYELSQNGFWYTYNTKIEADSIAKPDFGDVVNFDYNVKTIDGKLLYSFEETKPDTYIMDKQELFTGLREGLKLMKAGETATFLFPSSQAYGYYGDQNKIGTNIPLICKVTIHSITEN, from the coding sequence ATGAAAAAACTAGGTTTATGTTGTTTGGTAATTTTCAGCATCCTAAGCTGCAAATCGCCCGAAGCCAGACGCCCCGTATCTGTAAAAAGCGGTTCGTATATAGATGAATCTATAGCTCGTAACATTAAATTATACGAAGACGAAAAAACACGTTTTCAAGTAGTTATGGATGCCAATCCTAATCAGGATTACGAATTATCGCAAAACGGATTTTGGTATACCTATAATACCAAAATAGAAGCAGATTCTATTGCGAAACCCGATTTTGGAGATGTTGTAAACTTCGATTACAACGTAAAAACCATCGATGGCAAACTTTTATATTCTTTTGAAGAAACCAAACCTGACACCTATATTATGGACAAGCAGGAATTATTTACGGGATTACGCGAAGGACTGAAATTAATGAAAGCAGGAGAAACTGCAACCTTCCTGTTCCCATCATCTCAAGCATATGGCTATTATGGCGATCAAAATAAAATAGGTACGAATATCCCCCTAATTTGCAAAGTAACAATACATTCAATAACAGAAAATTAA